Genomic DNA from Streptomyces sp. GS7:
CTTGGCGCAAGAGGGTTCCTATCTGGAGCGATGGTGCGAGGGGGACGCACCGGGGTGGATCGCTCGGGTACGTACGGGCGAGGGAAGTGGGAGGTGGCGGAAGGGTGTTGCCCCGGTCACCGACTGCTCGGCGGGAGCGATGCAGCGTCTGCGGCGGCTAGCACTCCCCGGCGAGCAGGGCCAGCGGGGAGACGCCGAGGGCGGCCGCGATGGCGACGAGGTCGTCGACGTCGCAGCGTCGGCGCCGGCGTTCGATGCGGGAGATGGTCGTAACGGTCATGGGGCGGCCCAGCTCGGTCGCGCGGGCGGCCAGCTGTCTTTGAGCGATTCCGCGCATGGTGCGGGCGCGCTCGATGGCGCGGGCGGTCCGATTTCCGGCCGGGCCTATTTCAAGAGGGTTTTGCTGCACGGATCTGTTGTAGCTCCGAAAGACCGGTTTTGCTAACCGCTGACCCGCTGCTATATTCCGCCGCTTTGTTGTCAGATCCCCTAGGTCACCGCCGGAAAAGGGCGGAACATAGCATGGGATCCCCGGTTGACGAAATCACGGAGCGTCAGGTCGCCCACGCCGATGGGCGACCACCCCGAAAGGATCATCATGCCTGGTCAGGGGACATGTCGCGCTCCGCGCGAGGTCTGACGGAATCGCCACCGAAGCATTGCGAGCTACTGTCCCTATTTGTCCCACCGCTCCGCTGGGTGATTTCGCTAACCGGGGATCCGGGTCTAACGTTTTAATTCCCCGCACACGACGTGTTCGCCGTGAGCTGTTTGCTTTCTCGGTGGAATGCTGGACTTGCGCGGGCGGATGTGGCTGTCTTGTCCAGGCGCCCGGAACACTGTTTCCGGGGCACGGGGAAACTCGACACGCCACAGCCGCGGCCAAGGCGACCTCGTGCACACCAGCGCGGGCCTCGCCGGCAACTCCACGCCGCAGCCCTCCCCAAACCCCCGAAGCGGACTGCCCGCACCTCCCCACCTGACCTAGGAGCCGCCAACCGATGAGCAAAGACGCCCGCGAGTGGGTCTGGGAGAACAGCGCCAGCAAGGGCAACGCCCGGCTGGTGATGCTCTCCATCGCCGACCGCGTCGCCGACGAGAAGTGTGTCGCCTACGCCACGGTGCCCAGCCTGATGGAGCGCACGGGGGCCTCCCGGTCCACCGTCCGTGACGCTCTGGACATGCTGGTGCGCTGCGGTGAGCTGGAGGAGGCCGACGATCTCCAGGGCCCGTACCGCGCCACCGTGTACTGGCTGCCGCGAGCGGCCTACCTCATCGCGAACGCGTCGCGCCCCGAAGACACTCCCACCGTCGAGCCCAGGAAGCCCGACCGCAACACACCCGGCCTGCGACGGTACGGAATCCGCCCCCGAAAGGGGCTGGAATCCAGCCCCTCGAAGGACCAGGATCCGGCACCTCCAGAAAACGACACGGACCGGAATCCAACCCCTCCAGGGACCGGAATCCAGCCCATGGAGGGACCGGAATCCAGCCCCCAGAACCGTAGTGAACCGAAGGTGAACCGTAGGTACAGCAGCAGTGCCACCACCCTCACCTCGGCCACCGACTGGGAGATCGACGCGGAGACCCGCGCCTGGGCGCAGCAGCAGGGGCACCTCGCCCGCCTCGGCGAACACGGCATCCACGCCGCCGACGCGAAGTGGCGCTCCTACCGGGCGGCCTGGCCACCGCGCCCGGCCACCGCGTGGGCTGCCGACTGGCGCACCTGGATCGCCCGCGAACACAGCCCCGCACCGAGCCGCCCGAGCCTCTACGCCCTGCCCGGCGGCACCCCTGCCCCCACGGCCGGCATGACCCGCGCCGAGGCACACACCGCCGCCCTGCTCGCCGCCCTCGAAGAACCGACCGGAACGGAATAACTGCACTGGATCGCCGCGAAATTGCCGCCCTCCTCGCCTACATCGGCCGCCTCGACCCCCGCTCCATCCGCACCGATGCCGGCGAGGCCCGTGACCAAATCGCCCAATGGCACGAGTTGCTGAGCGACGTGCCGCTGACCACCGTCCATGGCTGGGATGCCCGCGAGGCGATACGGGACCACGTCCTGGACTCCCCGTACCCGCTCCTGCCCGTGGACATCGCCCGCAAGTGGCGCGCCCACCGCCGCGACCGCCTCGGCCGGCACACCGACCCCACACCGTCCGCTGACCCGGACGACCCTGCCGCCTGGCGGGCCGAACTGTTCGCCACCCGACACGCGGTCGCCACCGGTGCGGCTGCGCCCTCGTCGCACCGGCAGATCACGAACGGCGGTCCACACCCCGACATCGCAGCCCGCCTCGCTGCCATCGGATCGTGCGTCCCGCCCGCTGCCCGCGCCGAGCTCGCCCCCTACCGGCCGATGCGAGCCACCCGCGAGGCCGCCGTCGCCGCGGGACGGCCCGACGCGCTCAGCGTCCCTTGCCAGTGGTGCCACGCCGGCAAGGGCGAGCCCTGCCGTACCCGGCGCGTAGGCCCCGACGGTC
This window encodes:
- a CDS encoding helix-turn-helix domain-containing protein; this encodes MQQNPLEIGPAGNRTARAIERARTMRGIAQRQLAARATELGRPMTVTTISRIERRRRRCDVDDLVAIAAALGVSPLALLAGEC
- a CDS encoding helix-turn-helix domain-containing protein; the encoded protein is MSKDAREWVWENSASKGNARLVMLSIADRVADEKCVAYATVPSLMERTGASRSTVRDALDMLVRCGELEEADDLQGPYRATVYWLPRAAYLIANASRPEDTPTVEPRKPDRNTPGLRRYGIRPRKGLESSPSKDQDPAPPENDTDRNPTPPGTGIQPMEGPESSPQNRSEPKVNRRYSSSATTLTSATDWEIDAETRAWAQQQGHLARLGEHGIHAADAKWRSYRAAWPPRPATAWAADWRTWIAREHSPAPSRPSLYALPGGTPAPTAGMTRAEAHTAALLAALEEPTGTE
- a CDS encoding zinc finger domain-containing protein — protein: MDRREIAALLAYIGRLDPRSIRTDAGEARDQIAQWHELLSDVPLTTVHGWDAREAIRDHVLDSPYPLLPVDIARKWRAHRRDRLGRHTDPTPSADPDDPAAWRAELFATRHAVATGAAAPSSHRQITNGGPHPDIAARLAAIGSCVPPAARAELAPYRPMRATREAAVAAGRPDALSVPCQWCHAGKGEPCRTRRVGPDGRSRGNVPRTVPHPTRVDLAAAELAQHTAA